Below is a window of Geminocystis sp. M7585_C2015_104 DNA.
AGACTTGTATTGTGGTATAGGGACTTTCACTCTACCCTTTGCCCAAAAAGTAAAGAAGGTGATTGGCATCGAATCCCATTATCAGTCTATCATCCAGGCAGAGGAGAATGCTATTTTAAATGGGATTGACAATGTACAGTTTATAACAGGGGAGGTGGAGGCCATTTTGCCAACCTTAGCAGTGAAACCAGAGGTGGTAGTATTAGATCCACCAAGGAAGGGATGTGAAGAAACTGTGATGGAAACTCTAAGGCAAATGCAACCGGAAACCATAGTATATATCAGCTGCCACCCGGCTACACTTGCCCGAGACTTACGCCGGCTTGGGGAGGACTATAACATAAAATGGGTACAACCGGCAGACTTCTTCCCCCAAACATGCCACGTAGAAACGGCCGTGATTGTTACCAGGAGGAAATAAACTTAGCTACGATGCCATTTGGTGACACCACCGGGCAAGTCTACCAGAATAACACCTTTTTGTTTTAGATAATCCCTAATACGATCACTTTCTGCATAATTTTTCTGTTTACGGGCAATACTGCGTTGTTGCACGAGTGCTTCGATTTCTCTGTCTTCAATTTCCTCCTGTTGGGTGACAACATCCTGGTGTTTGACTTCCAAACGTAGGATTTTAGCAAGGGAAACCAGAGTGTGCCATTTGGCCAGTAAATCCCGAGAAGATTGAGAGAAATTGCCTTGGTGACTAAGTAAATTGGATTCTTTACGCAATTCCTTGGCTAGTTCAAACAGAATTGCCAAACCCGCGGCAAAATTAAAATCCGAGTCTACCGCCTCCCGGAAGGCGTTTTCTATATTTTTGTCAGTATTTAAACTGGTAGCCTCAGATGCTTCAAAAGAGAGCTCCTTGGCGTATTTGTAACCGAAACAGAGGGCTTCTTTAAGGGTTTGCCACCCACCCATGGCGGCTTGTAAAGCAGATTCGCTGAAGTCTAGGGGTTTTCTGTAGTGAGTTTGCAGTATGAAAAGACGCACCGCCATGGGGTCATATCTATCCAAAAGTTCGCGGATGGTGATAAAATTGCCCAGGGATTTAGACATTTTTTCCCCGTTAACTGTCACCATGCCATTATGCAACCAGTAGAGGGCAAGGGGCCTACCTGTGACGGCTTCTGACTGGGCAATCTCGTTTTCGTGGTGAGGGAAGATTAAATCACTGCCGCCTACGTGAATGTCGATAGTCTCCCCCAGGTTTTCCCTTATCATAGCAGAACATTCGATATGCCATCCAGGTCTTCCTTTACCCCAGGGAGAATCAAAACCTGGTTCATCTGGTTTTGCAGCTTTCCAGAGGGCAAAGTCAAAAGAATTTTGTTTTACCTGTTGGGATGCAGAAACATCAATTCTCCCACTAGCCCCCACCTGTAATTCTTCTAACCTGCGTCCAGACAGTTTACCATATCCGGGGAACTTATCCACTGCATAGTAGACATCCCCCTGAGACTGATAGGCAAAACCCTTTTCCTCCAATTCCCAAATCAGCCTTTTTATGCCATCTAGGGTATGAGTCACTCGAGGATAAGAGTCAGCCTTGTATACATTTAGCCTCTCCATATCCTCAAAATAGGCTTGGATGAAACGCTCAGCCACCTCCTCCATGGTGGTGTTTTCCTGACGGGCGCGGTTCAAAATTTTGTCATCTATGTCTGTAAAGTTCTGTATGTATCTTACTTGATAACCTCGCCAGACTAGATAGCTTCTCACCACATCCCAGACGACACAAGTGCGGGCATGTCCCAGGTGACAGTAGTCGTAGGCGGTGATACCGCAGCAATACATCTTAACTTGAGGGGGATTGAGGGGCTTAAATTCTTCTTCCCTTTTGGTGAGGGTATTGTAGACAATCAGACTCATTGGCGTATTTTCTGTTTGGGGTGTTACTCTATGCCTATGTTAAGGGCTTATGACTATCAGTGTCTATAGGGAAATGTGAGTGTGGCAGTGGGAGAGAGGTTTTTTGAGGGTGGGAAGGCTAGGAAAGTGACCCATCACAATCCCAGTAGAATAGAGTAAGGCGGATTGCCCCTGTTAATGCTCAAGCCCAAACCCAATACAACCACCCCCGGTGAGGGGCAATTTCTTAAACTAGTAGTATAGTATAACGAGTGTGAGTTGAAGGTGCAGGTGTTAAGAAAACTAAAGGAAGACTTGAAAAACGACTTTCTGGCAGGATTGTTGGTGGTTATTCCTTTAGCTACCACCATATGGCTGAGCTATGTTATCGCTACCTGGGCAATAGATTTACTAACCAGAATACCAAAACAACTCAATCCCCTTGACAACCTCCATCCAGTATTACTGAATCTGATAAATTTCTGTATTGGCCTAACTGTGCCTCTAGCATTTATACTATCAATAGGGTTGATGGCCAGAAATATAGTTGGCCAATGGTTGTTGCACTTAGGGGAGAGAATAGTACAGGGGATACCCCTGGCTGGTGCGGTTTATAAAACTGTAAAACAGATACTAGAAACCATTCTCCAAGACACGGAAAACAAATTCCGTCGGGTGGTATTAGTAGAATACCCTCGTAAGGGGATTTGGAGTATAGGGTTTGTCACCGGCAAAGTCAGTGATGCCATTGGCAAGAATTTTGAAAAACCCTTACTAAGTGTCTTTATCCCCACTACCCCCAATCCCACCACTGGTTGGTATGCTATTGTACCGGAGGAAGAGGTAACAACCTTAGACATGTCTATTGAGGATGCCTTTAAAATCCTCCTCTCTGGTGGAATTGTCACCCCCAACAGTGGTAATGGCAATTATCCCAGCACAAGCAATAATGGCTACAGGGGAAAACCCCTTCTGATTGGCAAAAACCCCCCACCCCCCACCGCCCGCTGAGCCGTTTTACAAAAGATTCCTCATTTGTTACAATGAATGTAAAGAAATCTTACGGGAGACATGGGACTTTTCCCCTCTAGGCTTCCTTAAGATTAAACGACAACAAACAATTTGCCGAGGGCTATTTCCCCTTGTCGCTAGGGTAGCCTCGGTTTTTTTTATAATATCCCATTAGGACAGTGGGGCACAATAAGTGCTATCATTTCTTTACAGATGCGGAAAAAATGTAACCAGGTAGGAAATGGAGGGAGTATAACTACTATGGATTGGAGATTATTGATAGTACTATTGCCCGTATTAGTGGCTGCTGGCTGGGCGGTTTACAATATAGCTGCAGCAGCCGTGGAGCAATTTCAAAAGCTCTTCAACAAACAACAAAAAGCCTAGTAAAAGCCTAGTACAATGATAATAGAATAGGTGGCCGAGTGTTCGCTTCAGGCGGGGGTGATTCTCATCCCCCTATTGTTTCCCTTCTGTGGTAAACTTATAGGCAAGAGAACCAAGGACAAAGGCTATTACAAAGAGAAAGGGATTGGGACTAAATTGTACCAGAGAAGTTACCGCGGGGCCAGGACAGTAGCCACTGATACCCCAACCAATACCAAAAATTGCCGCGCCCACAATAAGTTTGGAGTCAATGTCGTTACGGGCAGGCAGATGGAATTGGGAATCCAATAGGGGTTGTTTCCAAGATAGAATAAAACGGAAGGCAATGAGGGTTACAACCACCGCCCCTCCCAATACGAAGATGAGGGTGGCATCCCATTTTCCGGCTACATCTAGAAAGCCTAACACCTTTTCCCTGTCTACCATTTGGGAGATGCCTAACCCCAATCCAAATAGCAACCCGGAAAGAATAGCAATTATATTCTGTGGTTTCATATCTTCCCCCTATGCCAGTAGATGCCTGGTGACGAATACAGTTAGAATCCCAGTGATGAGGAATGTAATAACAGCTACTAGTGAGCGTAATGATAGTCTACCTAGCCCACAAACACCATGTCCACTAGTACAACCGTTAGCCATGGTTGTGCCCCACCCTACCAGAAAACCACCCACAAGCATAGCAATGGGGTGGAAGGGATAACGGGGAGTATCCGGAAAGGGCAAGACGTATTCAAACAGTAATCCCCCCAACAACATTCCTCCTAGAAAATACCAACGCCAAAGCTGTGAGGCTTTAAATTCCAAAGCCCCATTAATCATTCCACTTATCCCCGCAATCCTACCATTAAAGGCTAACAATATCGTGGCACTGATTCCTATCAAGACTCCTCCTATTAAGCCATTTATCCAGCTGGTTTCCATGTGGTTGTTCCCGTCATATCATCGCCCAACAATATATTCTAATGGTCAGTGGGACTTTGTGCTGGTTGGTGCTGTTAAAATTGTCTATATTCTTGCCGTTTTTTGGGTCAGGATTGTCTGTTAGGCTAACAATAAGAAGCTAAGTTAAAACATGGCGACATTGTATCAGGTAAATCATAAAAACCCCCAGAATCGCAAGATAGAGGCCATTACAAAAGCTCTAAGGGAGGGGGCAATTATGCTCTATCCTACAGACACAGTATATGCCATTGGCTGCGACATAAATTGCAAAAAAGCGGTGGAAAGAGTTAGGGCAATCAAACGACTAACTAATGACAAACCCCTGACTTTTTTGTGTTCCTCCCTGTCAAATATAGCCGAATATGCCACTGTTTCTGACGAGGCCTATTATATCATGAAAAGGTTAATTCCAGGACCTTATACTTTTCTTTTGCCCGCCACTAAACTAGTGCCTAAACTAGTAATGTCTCCCAAAAGGAGAACTACAGGGATTAGAGTCCCAGACCATCCGGTTTGTCAAGCTCTGTTAAACAATCTTAACAACCCTATCATTTCCACCTCAGCACACATTAACGAGGAGGAGGGGTATTCCCCTTCTGAAAATTGGGAAAAGGCTAAGTTGTTTGACTATTTTGACAAGATTGTGGACATTATAATAGACGATGATACAGACCCAGGTTACGAAGTGTCCACCATTATAGACTTTTCTTCGGAAAGTCCCACAATAGTTAGACAGGGAAAAGGATGGGAAGAAGTGAGGAAATGGTTAACGGTTGTGGAGGAGTGAGAGTAAATGGCTAAACAGAGAAAGAAATCTGATTTACCCACCAAAATATGCCCAGTATGTGGCTTATCCTTCACGTGGCGGAAAAAGTGGGCCTCCTGCTGGGAGGAGGTAAAATATTGTTCAGAAAGATGTAGACGACGCCGACATACTATTGCCTCTGAAGATAGGGGGGGTTATTAGGTATCATGGTATATTGTTGGCGGTAGGATGGGGATAGCAAGAGCCTATGACATATTCTCAGAGGGATTTTGAAAAGGCGGCAGAGAATATCATCAATATAGGTAGGATTTTATACCAGCGGGGGTGGACACCGGCAACCAGTAGTAATTTTTCCCAGCGTTTGGATGGGAGGTATTGTGCCATTACAGTGTCTGGTAAAGATAAGGGGAATCTCACCATAGAAGACGTGATGGTGGTAGATTTAGAAGGAATTCCCCAAACTCCCCAAAAACCCTCTGCGGAAACCCTTCTCCATACCAGTCTCTATGCCTGGGATTCTTCCATTGGCGCGGTTTTACATACCCATTCCCTCCATAGCAACTTGATTAGTTGTCTTTGTCAGGGTAATCGTTGGCGATTGCAGGGGTATGAGTTGTTAAAGGCTTTTGCTGGCATTGACACCCATGAGACTGTAGTAGACTTTCCCATTTTTGACAACTCCCAGGATATACCACAATTAGCGAAACAGGTGAGAGAATATCTAGAAAGAGGAATCCCCTGCTGGGGGTATTTGATTAGAAAACACGGAGTCTACACCTGGGGTAGGGATATGGCAGAGGCATTAAGACATTTAGAGGCGATAGAATATTTAATGGAGTGCGAATTGGAACTTATGCGGCTAAAGGGTGTAACTTAAAATGACTGTACTGAGAATATTCCAACAAGACAATCCACAAACCCCCATATTCGACAGTAATAACATTGCATCCCCAAAGGAGAGGATTAACACCATCAAGGAGAAATTACAACAATTGGGTGTGAGATTTGAGCAGTGGGAGACTAAGACAGAAGTAGTTTCTGGGGCATCGGAGGAGGAGATTCTGTCTGCCTATCAACCAGAAGTGGAAAAATTAATGTCTGAGGGAGGGTATCTAAAGGTAGATGTAGTTAGTCTTACCCCAAATCATCCCCAGAAGGAGGAATTGAGGCAAAAATTCCTTTCAGAACACACCCATAGTGAGGACGAAGTACGTTTCTTTGTAGACGGCTTGGGGTTGTTTAGTATTCATATAGACAATCAGGTATTAGAGATATTGTGCGGCAGAGGAGACTTAATAGGCGTGCCAGCCAATACCCGTCACTGGTTTGACATGGGTGCGAATCCCCGTTTTACTGCCATTCGTTTCTTCAACAATCCCTCTGGCTGGATTGCCAACTACACTGGCAGTGACATCGCCAGTCGTTTCTCCCGTCTGGAAGACTATCTAGCAGTGTCTGTGTCTTGATGGGCTAGTTTTATCCCATGCCACCCCTCCCTGGACAACCCGTAAACTGCCAGGGGGGGATAGGTGAGACAAATGCCACTCTAACAGACCTTTGCCAAGTATAACACGGCTCCCAGACCGGAGGCCATCTCCTCGGCGCTAATTTTCCCGTCGCGGTTGGAATCTAGGGCATCAAAGACGGCATCGGCCCCTGCCCATTCCTCCCTGGTAATAAACCCGTCGCCGTCTAAGTCATAGACGTGGAAAATGTCATCCACCGCATGGGCCAGAGTTTCCCCCCTTTCCAAACAGCTTAAACGCCTAGCCAAAAATTGTTCCAGAGTTTCTAACGCCTTAGTGAATCCCCTAATCCCCTCATCCAGTTTCTCTCTGGCCATTCTATCCTGACTGTGCATTTTATCAAAAGTCTCCCTGTCCATGGTAATCTTTTCTATGTCCATGGCGGCTGCCTTTTCCGGTGACAGTTTCCTGGGCAATTCCCCTTCCTTGCTTTGTAACTCTTCCAACAGTTTGGGGGAGATTGTTAATAAATCACACCCTGCCAACTCACAGATTTGTTCTATGTTACGGAAACTTGCCCCCATTACCTCTGTCTTATACCCAAATTTTTTGTAATAGTTATATATTCTCGTAACTGATTGCACTCCAGGATCTTCAGGCCCAGGGAAGTAATCTCTCCCGGTTTCCTTCTTATACCAGTCTAGAATTCTGCCTACGAAGGGGGAGATGAGGGTAACACCTGCTTCTGCACAGGCTACTGCTTGATGGAAGCCAAAAAGGAGGGTGAGATTGCAGTGAATGCCCTCTTTTTCGAGGATTTCGGCGGCCCTAATCCCTTCCCAGGTGGAGGCAATTTTAATTAAAACCCTTTCCCTGCTAACCCCTGCTTTTTCGTAGAGGGAAATCAGATAACGAGCTTTGTTGACTGTGCCTTCTGTATCATAGGATAAACGGGCATCTACTTCTGTGGAGACTCTTCCCGGCACTATTTCTAGTATTTTTTTACCAAATGCCACTGCTAGCCAGTCTACTGCCAGTTTAGCTACTTCTTCAACAGAGGCGGATTCCCCCAATTCCCTTCTAGCCTCTTTTAGGGTTTCATCTACAATTTCCCGATACTGAGGCATCTGTGCTGCTGCTGTTATTAGAGAGGGATTGGTGGTAGCATCTCTAGGTTTAAATGTCTCAATAGCCTGAATTTCTCCAGTATCCGCCACAACTATTGTATATTGTTTCAACTGTTCTAGTAAATTCGCCATAATCAACCCTGTTAATTATCTCTCTATTTCTACTCTATCTCAGTCTAGATAACCCGCTATAATAATGATTACTTTAGTTACTTTTTTTAACAATAACTGCTTCTTTTAATAGTTGCCCTTGCTAGATAAATATACTCATGCCCCGGAGAATTTTGACTCCGTCCCATGTAATCCTTTAGATTTCCTCCAATGAATAATCAATTTTTTGACCAGGAAAACCATGAGTATTTTAGCCTGAATTCCTCCGTAACTCCGGGAAGGGAAAATCAGGGAAACACAGAAGTATCTCCTGAAAAAAGAAGGGAGATTAAAAGGGTATTTTTGTTTTTATTGGCCCTAGGTTTGACTATTGGAATTTTAACCTCCTTTTCTGTGGTGAAATTGCTAAAATACCTCGGACTGACGGAAAAAACAAATCAGTTTGAAAGAATCCATACCCCCCAACAATAGTAAACCCAGTTGCCTAAACTTAGAGAATCCATGATAATTTACTGTTGTTACCTATTTTTCTTACAATACACCTCACTCATGAGTGTTGAACTGCGTAGTTATGTCTACTTGGATAGACTGCAACCTCAACACGCGTCTTACATTGGTACTGTTGCCCTTGGTTTCCTTCCTCTCCCTGGGGATGCCTCTCTCTGGATTGAGATTTCTCCAGGGATTGAAATAAACAGAATTACAGACGTAGCTCTAAAATCAGCGGTGGTAAAACCAGGAGTCCAATTTGTGGAAAGGTTATATGGTCTATTGGAAATCCATTCTAGCAATCAGGGGGAGGTGAAAGCCGCCGGCAGGGCCATTTTAGA
It encodes the following:
- a CDS encoding cupin is translated as MTVLRIFQQDNPQTPIFDSNNIASPKERINTIKEKLQQLGVRFEQWETKTEVVSGASEEEILSAYQPEVEKLMSEGGYLKVDVVSLTPNHPQKEELRQKFLSEHTHSEDEVRFFVDGLGLFSIHIDNQVLEILCGRGDLIGVPANTRHWFDMGANPRFTAIRFFNNPSGWIANYTGSDIASRFSRLEDYLAVSVS
- a CDS encoding threonylcarbamoyl-AMP synthase gives rise to the protein MATLYQVNHKNPQNRKIEAITKALREGAIMLYPTDTVYAIGCDINCKKAVERVRAIKRLTNDKPLTFLCSSLSNIAEYATVSDEAYYIMKRLIPGPYTFLLPATKLVPKLVMSPKRRTTGIRVPDHPVCQALLNNLNNPIISTSAHINEEEGYSPSENWEKAKLFDYFDKIVDIIIDDDTDPGYEVSTIIDFSSESPTIVRQGKGWEEVRKWLTVVEE
- the cysS gene encoding cysteine--tRNA ligase, encoding MSLIVYNTLTKREEEFKPLNPPQVKMYCCGITAYDYCHLGHARTCVVWDVVRSYLVWRGYQVRYIQNFTDIDDKILNRARQENTTMEEVAERFIQAYFEDMERLNVYKADSYPRVTHTLDGIKRLIWELEEKGFAYQSQGDVYYAVDKFPGYGKLSGRRLEELQVGASGRIDVSASQQVKQNSFDFALWKAAKPDEPGFDSPWGKGRPGWHIECSAMIRENLGETIDIHVGGSDLIFPHHENEIAQSEAVTGRPLALYWLHNGMVTVNGEKMSKSLGNFITIRELLDRYDPMAVRLFILQTHYRKPLDFSESALQAAMGGWQTLKEALCFGYKYAKELSFEASEATSLNTDKNIENAFREAVDSDFNFAAGLAILFELAKELRKESNLLSHQGNFSQSSRDLLAKWHTLVSLAKILRLEVKHQDVVTQQEEIEDREIEALVQQRSIARKQKNYAESDRIRDYLKQKGVILVDLPGGVTKWHRS
- a CDS encoding photosystem II protein Y: MDWRLLIVLLPVLVAAGWAVYNIAAAAVEQFQKLFNKQQKA
- a CDS encoding YeeE/YedE family protein — protein: METSWINGLIGGVLIGISATILLAFNGRIAGISGMINGALEFKASQLWRWYFLGGMLLGGLLFEYVLPFPDTPRYPFHPIAMLVGGFLVGWGTTMANGCTSGHGVCGLGRLSLRSLVAVITFLITGILTVFVTRHLLA
- a CDS encoding methylthioribulose 1-phosphate dehydratase, whose product is MTYSQRDFEKAAENIINIGRILYQRGWTPATSSNFSQRLDGRYCAITVSGKDKGNLTIEDVMVVDLEGIPQTPQKPSAETLLHTSLYAWDSSIGAVLHTHSLHSNLISCLCQGNRWRLQGYELLKAFAGIDTHETVVDFPIFDNSQDIPQLAKQVREYLERGIPCWGYLIRKHGVYTWGRDMAEALRHLEAIEYLMECELELMRLKGVT
- a CDS encoding DUF502 domain-containing protein, which codes for MLRKLKEDLKNDFLAGLLVVIPLATTIWLSYVIATWAIDLLTRIPKQLNPLDNLHPVLLNLINFCIGLTVPLAFILSIGLMARNIVGQWLLHLGERIVQGIPLAGAVYKTVKQILETILQDTENKFRRVVLVEYPRKGIWSIGFVTGKVSDAIGKNFEKPLLSVFIPTTPNPTTGWYAIVPEEEVTTLDMSIEDAFKILLSGGIVTPNSGNGNYPSTSNNGYRGKPLLIGKNPPPPTAR
- a CDS encoding transaldolase, encoding MANLLEQLKQYTIVVADTGEIQAIETFKPRDATTNPSLITAAAQMPQYREIVDETLKEARRELGESASVEEVAKLAVDWLAVAFGKKILEIVPGRVSTEVDARLSYDTEGTVNKARYLISLYEKAGVSRERVLIKIASTWEGIRAAEILEKEGIHCNLTLLFGFHQAVACAEAGVTLISPFVGRILDWYKKETGRDYFPGPEDPGVQSVTRIYNYYKKFGYKTEVMGASFRNIEQICELAGCDLLTISPKLLEELQSKEGELPRKLSPEKAAAMDIEKITMDRETFDKMHSQDRMAREKLDEGIRGFTKALETLEQFLARRLSCLERGETLAHAVDDIFHVYDLDGDGFITREEWAGADAVFDALDSNRDGKISAEEMASGLGAVLYLAKVC
- a CDS encoding DUF2256 domain-containing protein; this encodes MAKQRKKSDLPTKICPVCGLSFTWRKKWASCWEEVKYCSERCRRRRHTIASEDRGGY
- a CDS encoding YeeE/YedE family protein; protein product: MKPQNIIAILSGLLFGLGLGISQMVDREKVLGFLDVAGKWDATLIFVLGGAVVVTLIAFRFILSWKQPLLDSQFHLPARNDIDSKLIVGAAIFGIGWGISGYCPGPAVTSLVQFSPNPFLFVIAFVLGSLAYKFTTEGKQ